A part of Gemmatimonadales bacterium genomic DNA contains:
- a CDS encoding carbonic anhydrase: MSLDDLLDRNRRWAEARRERDPGFFARLALGQQPRLLWIGCSDSRVPAEEILGCGPGELFVHRNVANIVTGHDLNLAAVLQYATVNLGIADVVVCGHYGCGGIQAACAAQPPGGELGEWLAVARRARLAVDRGLEEERHTLPEEDYHRRVVEENVRLQIERLSRLDVIRRGTAGRPGAPRLHGWVYDIATGLVKIVVSGDT; this comes from the coding sequence ATGTCCCTCGACGACCTGCTCGACCGCAACCGCCGCTGGGCCGAGGCGCGGCGCGAGCGCGACCCGGGGTTCTTCGCGCGTCTGGCGCTCGGCCAGCAGCCGCGCCTGCTGTGGATCGGGTGCTCGGACTCACGCGTGCCCGCCGAGGAGATCCTGGGCTGCGGCCCCGGCGAGCTTTTCGTCCACCGGAACGTCGCCAACATCGTGACCGGGCACGACCTCAACCTCGCCGCGGTGCTCCAGTACGCCACCGTCAACCTGGGCATCGCCGACGTGGTGGTGTGCGGCCACTACGGCTGCGGCGGCATCCAGGCGGCGTGCGCCGCGCAGCCGCCCGGGGGCGAGCTGGGGGAGTGGCTGGCCGTCGCCCGCCGGGCCAGGCTGGCCGTGGACCGCGGGCTCGAAGAGGAACGGCACACCCTCCCCGAGGAGGACTACCACCGCCGGGTGGTCGAGGAGAACGTGCGCCTCCAGATCGAGCGCCTCTCGCGCCTGGACGTGATCCGCCGCGGAACGGCCGGGCGGCCGGGTGCGCCGCGCCTGCACGGGTGGGTGTACGACATCGCCACCGGACTCGTCAAGATCGTCGTGTCCGGCGATACTTAA